A section of the Myxocyprinus asiaticus isolate MX2 ecotype Aquarium Trade chromosome 22, UBuf_Myxa_2, whole genome shotgun sequence genome encodes:
- the kdm3b gene encoding lysine-specific demethylase 3B isoform X3: MGDSLGLIGKRLLLLLNDGSSAAAAAAGTCGEMDQAAWLHGTVRAVSVIGLASPGVEVFMEFEESPWRQRSWVQVYGDEVRAVLMESAIIWANCSDPSLSAVGGAGATQWPALMFKPLVDRVGLGSLVPVEFFGTRTLVFLTNENSLQAFEAEKDLRHTLLQEQPALQAAISSWHSDSELQEILRKGSYTIQGRRVQVYQPEFEEPWALGLVSQHDPVSHIMEITMDQGEETQVVDPRVIHVMLAVEQLDESKDRRRKEIDSGKGEGSRRCRTASGGDEDITPKRFKGAGEGASDNQNGNVSNKDPEAMVTCVKMPAVEVVEGKDVGGGVGGRVTSTCSPVALPSQDSSNNRKSSQQDHSHIRTAGFVKENGSSVPNQERIASISAVLPGSTPTPPPLKPAPSPFSNTFPSLGQMPSLVPGAPAPKSSPSLPALEREESVLSEYPKTAALVSPGPVTISSPSQDNASSVALSASADANQKSSMWGSTTEAIQTSKTPAFAATGFGPFQHKQSSEGVVGAQTNGSSQEDKPFGFPFAAAKEPQRQESDPSQNLFFQCMSQNQSITQGQSKTFTSLSECLNKEAPSLFKPSAPSEGFKKSVVASASAGLFGSAPASGLSPLKEQPKVPDIKPAGNGILKNKPFGVVGEAHSKLPATFPTAIVGSQVANSAEVLKPSLGLGTSGPGSGSSGIRNVNSSNPVSGFGLLSGNKVSETHENLFLQASKETNPFLAYGKAVSHSPFSALSSSKSSSVVLPVPSTSAVPPSGSISLLCKDPPGNDAKPNLFTMAEPPKGILTPQFAPSSLMTTPALVALDGQQTSKPNKEGSDVSTSVSDEGQGVATSLDQTSQNFTLEERGQSTKRESESSSNSDLSDLSDNEENSGQSQKPGFQAAAEEKKTQPVAKSRPRSKPFTVGQSVLKDQSKVRRLKQSGESFLQDGSCINVAPHLHKCRECRLECYRKSREQDSDDDDPNVACRFFHFRRLAFTKNGVLRVEGFLSPQQSDNMAMGLWLPTIAAKEGLDLDTSKYILANVGDQFCQLVMSEKEAMMMVEPHQKVAWKRAVRGVREMCDVCETTLFNIHWVCRKCGFGVCLDCYRLRKNRPPEVDDGPEEEVFSWLKCAKGQPHEPQNLMPTQIIPGTALYSIGDMVHAARGKWGIKANCPCTSRHNKPLLRPSAPNGLSQSGAANSTGNGASSTPAISRPNGESATGAVVKTEPVEEGDNTDTTSGTSGANTSTTTPAAAQTSGTKDGKGSSSALHWLADLATQKEPKESLRSMMGRDSRPLFGLDSFSTLSKPSGSSPKLFNSLLLGSGPSQPKAEGTSLRDLLNSGPGKLPQGPTEGGVPFPSVFSTTGSDKMKGGLPNFLDHIIASVVETKKAEVRRASGSAEGGESGSVPRREGVMGLSVLDPNTSHSWLCDGRLLCLQDPSNTNNWKIFRECWKQGQPVLVSGIDRKLKGNLWKPEAFSEEFGDQDVDLVNCRNCAIISDVKVRDFWDGFQVISKRLQGGDGQPMVLKLKDWPPGEDFRDMMPTRFDDLMDNLPLPEYTKRDGRLNLASRLPNFFVRPDLGPKMYNAYGLISTEDRKVGTTNLHLDVSDAVNVMVYVGIPEGDGDQENEVMQTIEEGDVDEMTKRRVYEIKEKPGALWHIYAAKDAEKIRELLRKVGEEQGQENPPDHDPIHDQSWYLDQTLRHRLYEEYGVQGWSIVQFLGDAVFIPAGAPHQVHNLYSCIKVAEDFVSPEHVKHCFRLTQEFRHLSNTHTNHEDKLQVKNIIYHAVKDAVGTLKAHESTKLGRS; encoded by the exons ATGGGGGATTCGCTCGGTCTGATCGGGAAgcggctgctgctgctgctcaatGATGGTAGCTCCGCCGCGGCGGCGGCGGCTGGAACGTGTGGTGAGATGGATCAGGCGGCCTGGCTCCACGGTACCGTGCGGGCGGTCAGTGTGATCGGGCTGGCGAGCCCTGGGGTGGAG GTGTTCATGGAATTTGAGGAGAGCCCTTGGCGGCAGCGCTCCTGGGTGCAGGTGTATGGGGATGAAGTGCGTGCAGTTCTGATGGAGAGTGCCATTATCTGGGCAAACTGCAGCGACCCTTCCCTCTCTGCTGTTGGAGGAGCTGGCGCAACTCAATGGCCAGCCTTG ATGTTCAAACCACTAGTCGACCGTGTGGGTTTGGGATCCCTGGTTCCTGTCGAGTTCTTTGGAACTAGAACTTTGGTGTTTCTCACCAATGAAAATTCACTGCAGGCTTTTGAG GCTGAGAAAGATTTAAGACACACTCTACTACAGGAGCAGCCAGCACTACAAGCTGCCATCAGCAGTTGGCACAGTGACTCTGAGTTGCAGGAGATCCTGCGGAAAG GATCGTACACTATTCAGGGACGGAGAGTGCAAGTGTACCAGCCGGAGTTTGAGGAGCCCTGGGCCCTGGGACTTGTATCACAGCATGATCCTGTTTCACACATTATGGAGATTACCATGGACCAG gGTGAGGAAACACAGGTGGTCGATCCTCGTGTCATTCATGTAATGCTTGCTGTGGAACAATTAGATGAG AGCAAAGATCGACGCAGGAAGGAGATTGATAGTGGGAAAGGTGAGGGCAGTCGGCGGTGCCGGACAGCATCCGGAGGAGATGAAGATATTACTCCCAAACGTTTCAAAGGTGCTGGAGAGGGTGCCTCTGACAACCAGAATGGGAATGTTTCCAACAAGGATCCTGAGGCTATGGTAACATGCGTAAAGATGCCAGCAGTAGAAGTAGTGGAGGGAAAGGATGTAGGGGGTGGAGTAGGTGGGAGGGTGACGAGCACCTGTAGTCCAGTAGCATTGCCAAGCCAAGACTCCTCTAACAACAGAAAATCCTCTCAGCAGGACCACTCCCACATAAGGACTGCAGGTTTTGTCAAGGAGAATGGCAGTTCTGTCCCAAACCAAGAAAGGATAGCTTCAATATCAGCTGTGCTTCCTGGGTCCACTCCAACACCACCTCCATTGAAGCCTGCCCCATCACCCTTTTCTAACACTTTTCCCTCTTTGGGTCAGATGCCCAGCTTGGTACCAGGGGCCCCTGCCCCCAAATCATCCCCCTCACTCCCAGCACTAGAGAGAGAAGAAAGTGTCCTTTCAGAGTATCCTAAAACAGCTGCCCTGGTGTCTCCAGGTCCTGTGACCATCTCATCACCTTCCCAAGACAATGCTTCAAGTGTGGCTCTTTCTGCTTCTGCAGATGCAAACCAAAAGTCCAGTATGTGGGGATCAACCACAGAGGCAATCCAG ACATCCAAGACCCCTGCTTTTGCTGCCACAGGATTTGGTCCCTTTCAACATAAACAGTCAAGTGAGGGAGTGGTAGGGGCACAGACAAACGGCTCTTCCCAGGAGGACAAGCCTTTTGGCTTTCCCTTTGCAGCTGCAAAAGAACCGCAGAGGCAGGAATCTGATCCCTCGCAGAATCTGTTCTTCCAATGCATGTCTCAGAACCAGAGTATCACTCAAGGCCAATCAAAGACCTTCACATCTTTGTCGGAGTGCCTGAACAAGGAGGCACCCAGCCTGTTCAAGCCTTCCGCTCCCTCTGAGGGTTTCAAAAAGTCGGTTGTGGCTTCTGCATCTGCTGGACTGTTTGGTTCAGCACCTGCTAGTGGCCTGTCACCACTGAAAGAGCAGCCCAAAGTGCCTGATATCAAGCCTGCAGGCAATGGAATTCTAAAGAACAAGCCTTTTGGAGTGGTTGGGGAGGCACACAGCAAACTCCCAGCCACTTTTCCCACAGCTATAGTTGGCAGCCAAGTTGCAAATTCTGCAGAGGTTCTGAAGCCTTCCTTAGGACTAGGAACCAGTGGACCTGGAAGTGGCAGCAGTGGGATTAGAAATGTTAACAGCTCTAACCCAGTCAGTGGCTTTGGTTTGCTTAGTGGCAACAAGGTTTCAGAAACTCATGAAAACCTGTTCCTACAGGCTTCAAAGGAGACAAACCCATTTCTTGCATATGGTAAAGCTGTTTCACACAGTCCTTTTAGTGCATTATCATCTTCCAAGTCATCCTCTGTTGTACTCCCTGTCCCATCCACATCTGCTGTTCCACCTTCGGGCAGCATTAGTCTACTTTGTAAAGATCCTCCTGGTAATGATGCCAAACCAAATTTATTCACCATGGCAGAACCCCCTAAAGGAATCTTAACCCCCCAGTTTGCACCTTCCTCTCTTATGACCACTCCTGCATTGGTAGCCCTGGATGGGCAACAAACATCCAAACCAAACAAAGAGGGTTCAGATGTTAGCACCAGTGTCAGTGATGAAGGTCAAGGTGTTGCCACGTCCCTTGACCAGACGTCACAGAACTTTACCCTGGAGGAACGCGGGCAGTCCACCAAACGGGAGTCAGAGTCCAGTAGCAACAGTGACCTGTCTGATTTGAGTGACAATGAAGAGAACTCTGGGCAGAGCCAAAAGCCTGGGTTTCAGGCAGCAGCTGAGGAGAAAAAGACACAGCCTGTGGCTAAGAGCCGGCCACGGAGCAAACCCTTTACAG TGGGACAGTCAGTGTTGAAGGATCAGAGTAAGGTTCGGCGATTGAAGCAATCCGGCGAGTCCTTTCTGCAGGATGGTTCCTGCATTAATGTGGCCCCTCACCTCCACAAATGTCGCGAGTGCCGTCTGGAGTGCTACAGGAAATCCCGCGAACAGGACTCGGATGATGATGATCCCAATGTGGCCTGTCGATTTTTCCACTTTCGCAG ACTGGCTTTTACTAAGAATGGAGTCCTTCGTGTGGAAGGTTTTCTGAGCCCCCAGCAGAGTGATAATATGGCAATGGGGCTGTGGCTTCCCACCATTGCAGCAAAAGAGGGACTTGACTTGGACACGTCTAAATACATTTTGGCCAATGTTGGTGACCAGTTTTGCCAACTGGTCATGTCAGAGAAAGAGGCCATGATGATGGTAGAGCCCCATC AGAAAGTGGCATGGAAACGAGCTGTCAGGGGAGTGAGGGAAATGTGTGACGTGTGTGAAACGACACTCTTCAACATCCACTGGGTGTGTCGCAAATGTGGTTTTGGAGTTTGCCTTGACTGCTACCGGCTACGCAAGAACAGGCCACCTGAAG TAGATGATGGCCCTGAAGAAGAGGTGTTCTCATGGCTGAAATGTGCTAAAGGCCAGCCACACGAACCACAGAACCTCATGCCTACTCAGATTATACCTGGCACAG CCTTGTATAGCATTGGTGACATGGTCCATGCAGCCAGAGGAAAATGGGGGATCAAAGCTAACTGTCCATGTACTAGTCGACATAACAAACCTTTGTTGCGGCCCAGTGCTCCAAATGGCCTTTCACAG TCGGGTGCAGCTAACAGTACAGGGAATGGAGCCTCCTCCACTCCAGCCATATCCCGTCCAAATGGCGAATCTGCAACTGGTGCAGTAGTTAAAACAGAACCTGTCGAAGAGGGGGACAATACTGACACAACATCAGGCACTAGTGGAGCAAATACCAGCACAACTACCCCTGCTGCTGCCCAGACGTCAGGCACAAAGGATGGCAAAGGCAGTTCCTCAGCCCTTCACTGGCTGGCTGACTTGGCCACGCAAAAGGAGCCCAAAG AATCTCTGCGATCCATGATGGGTCGTGACTCCCGTCCTCTGTTTGGCCTGGACTCTTTCAGCACCCTCTCCAAACCTTCAGGGTCTAGCCCTAAGCTCTTCAATAGTCTATTGCTGGGCTCTGGGCCCTCCCAACCGAAAGCAGAGGGAACTAGCCTCCGAGATCTGCTTAATTCTGGCCCTGGCAAGCTTCCGCAAGGTCCCACAGAGGGTGGAGTCCCCTTCCCTTCAGTGTTTTCCACTACTGGG TCAGACAAAATGAAGGGAGGACTTCCTAACTTCCTGGATCATATCATTGCATCAGTGGTGGAGACAAAGAAGGCAGAGGTTCGACGTGCATCAGGGTCAGCAGAAGGTGGGGAGTCGGGGAGTGTTCCTCGCAGAGAGGGGGTGATGGGTCTGAGTGTTCTAGACCCCAACACTTCCCACTCCTGGCTGTGTGATGGGCGCTTACTCTGTCTGCAGGACCCCAGCAACACTAACAACTGGAAAATTTTCAGAGAGTGCTGGAAACAAGGGCAG cCTGTGCTTGTCTCAGGCATAGACAGGAAGCTGAAGGGTAACTTATGGAAGCCTGAGGCCTTCAGTGAGGAGTTTGGAGACCAAGATGTTGACCTTGTCAACTGTAGGAACTGCGCCATCATCTCTGATGTCAAGGTCCGAGACTTCTGGGATGGCTTCCAGGTCATTTCCA AGCGGTTGCAAGGTGGAGACGGCCAGCCTATGGTACTTAAACTTAAAGATTGGCCTCCTGGAGAAGATTTCAGAGATATGATGCCAACTCG GTTTGATGATCTCATGGATAACCTCCCCCTACCAGAGTACACAAAGAGAGATGGCCGCCTCAACTTGGCCTCTCGTCTTCCAAACTTCTTTGTTCGCCCAGATCTTGGTCCTAAAATGTACAATGCCTATG GTCTGATCTCCACAGAAGACAGGAAGGTTGGCACCACTAACCTTCATCTGGATGTATCTGATGCAGTTAATGTCATGGTGTACGTGGGTATCCCAGAAGGAGACGGTGACCAGGAAAATG AGGTGATGCAGACCATTGAAGAGGGTGATGTCGATGAAATGACCAAGAGAAGAGTCTATGAGATAAAGGAGAAACCCGGAGCTCTCTGGCACATCTACGCAGCCAAAGACGCTGAAAAGATCCGCGAGCTCCTCCGAAAG GTTGGGGAGGAACAGGGTCAAGAGAACCCACCAGATCATGACCCTATCCATGATCAGAGCTGGTACCTGGACCAGACACTGCGTCACAGGCTATACGAAGAGTATGGAGTCCAGGGCTGGTCCATTGTGCAGTTTTTGGGAGATGCTGTTTTCATCCCAGCGGGAGCGCCACATCAG GTGCACAACCTGTACAGTTGTATCAAGGTTGCAGAGGACTTTGTTTCTCCTGAGCACGTGAAGCACTGTTTTAGACTGACGCAAGAGTTCCGTCACCTTTCGAACACTCACACTAACCACGAGGACAAGCTACAG GTGAAGAACATCATCTACCATGCCGTGAAGGATGCTGTGGGAACACTAAAAGCCCATGAATCTACTAAGCTAGGACGTTCTTAG
- the kdm3b gene encoding lysine-specific demethylase 3B isoform X2, with amino-acid sequence MGDSLGLIGKRLLLLLNDGSSAAAAAAGTCGEMDQAAWLHGTVRAVSVIGLASPGVEVFMEFEESPWRQRSWVQVYGDEVRAVLMESAIIWANCSDPSLSAVGGAGATQWPALMFKPLVDRVGLGSLVPVEFFGTRTLVFLTNENSLQAFEAEKDLRHTLLQEQPALQAAISSWHSDSELQEILRKGSYTIQGRRVQVYQPEFEEPWALGLVSQHDPVSHIMEITMDQGEETQVVDPRVIHVMLAVEQLDESKDRRRKEIDSGKGEGSRRCRTASGGDEDITPKRFKGAGEGASDNQNGNVSNKDPEAMVTCVKMPAVEVVEGKDVGGGVGGRVTSTCSPVALPSQDSSNNRKSSQQDHSHIRTAGFVKENGSSVPNQERIASISAVLPGSTPTPPPLKPAPSPFSNTFPSLGQMPSLVPGAPAPKSSPSLPALEREESVLSEYPKTAALVSPGPVTISSPSQDNASSVALSASADANQKSSMWGSTTEAIQTSKTPAFAATGFGPFQHKQSSEGVVGAQTNGSSQEDKPFGFPFAAAKEPQRQESDPSQNLFFQCMSQNQSITQGQSKTFTSLSECLNKEAPSLFKPSAPSEGFKKSVVASASAGLFGSAPASGLSPLKEQPKVPDIKPAGNGILKNKPFGVVGEAHSKLPATFPTAIVGSQVANSAEVLKPSLGLGTSGPGSGSSGIRNVNSSNPVSGFGLLSGNKVSETHENLFLQASKETNPFLAYGKAVSHSPFSALSSSKSSSVVLPVPSTSAVPPSGSISLLCKDPPGNDAKPNLFTMAEPPKGILTPQFAPSSLMTTPALVALDGQQTSKPNKEGSDVSTSVSDEGQGVATSLDQTSQNFTLEERGQSTKRESESSSNSDLSDLSDNEENSGQSQKPGFQAAAEEKKTQPVAKSRPRSKPFTVGQSVLKDQSKVRRLKQSGESFLQDGSCINVAPHLHKCRECRLECYRKSREQDSDDDDPNVACRFFHFRRLAFTKNGVLRVEGFLSPQQSDNMAMGLWLPTIAAKEGLDLDTSKYILANVGDQFCQLVMSEKEAMMMVEPHQKVAWKRAVRGVREMCDVCETTLFNIHWVCRKCGFGVCLDCYRLRKNRPPEDDGPEEEVFSWLKCAKGQPHEPQNLMPTQIIPGTALYSIGDMVHAARGKWGIKANCPCTSRHNKPLLRPSAPNGLSQSGAANSTGNGASSTPAISRPNGESATGAVVKTEPVEEGDNTDTTSGTSGANTSTTTPAAAQTSGTKDGKGSSSALHWLADLATQKEPKESLRSMMGRDSRPLFGLDSFSTLSKPSGSSPKLFNSLLLGSGPSQPKAEGTSLRDLLNSGPGKLPQGPTEGGVPFPSVFSTTGSDKMKGGLPNFLDHIIASVVETKKAEVRRASGSAEGGESGSVPRREGVMGLSVLDPNTSHSWLCDGRLLCLQDPSNTNNWKIFRECWKQGQPVLVSGIDRKLKGNLWKPEAFSEEFGDQDVDLVNCRNCAIISDVKVRDFWDGFQVISKRLQGGDGQPMVLKLKDWPPGEDFRDMMPTRFDDLMDNLPLPEYTKRDGRLNLASRLPNFFVRPDLGPKMYNAYGLISTEDRKVGTTNLHLDVSDAVNVMVYVGIPEGDGDQENEADLAGFKEVMQTIEEGDVDEMTKRRVYEIKEKPGALWHIYAAKDAEKIRELLRKVGEEQGQENPPDHDPIHDQSWYLDQTLRHRLYEEYGVQGWSIVQFLGDAVFIPAGAPHQVHNLYSCIKVAEDFVSPEHVKHCFRLTQEFRHLSNTHTNHEDKLQVKNIIYHAVKDAVGTLKAHESTKLGRS; translated from the exons ATGGGGGATTCGCTCGGTCTGATCGGGAAgcggctgctgctgctgctcaatGATGGTAGCTCCGCCGCGGCGGCGGCGGCTGGAACGTGTGGTGAGATGGATCAGGCGGCCTGGCTCCACGGTACCGTGCGGGCGGTCAGTGTGATCGGGCTGGCGAGCCCTGGGGTGGAG GTGTTCATGGAATTTGAGGAGAGCCCTTGGCGGCAGCGCTCCTGGGTGCAGGTGTATGGGGATGAAGTGCGTGCAGTTCTGATGGAGAGTGCCATTATCTGGGCAAACTGCAGCGACCCTTCCCTCTCTGCTGTTGGAGGAGCTGGCGCAACTCAATGGCCAGCCTTG ATGTTCAAACCACTAGTCGACCGTGTGGGTTTGGGATCCCTGGTTCCTGTCGAGTTCTTTGGAACTAGAACTTTGGTGTTTCTCACCAATGAAAATTCACTGCAGGCTTTTGAG GCTGAGAAAGATTTAAGACACACTCTACTACAGGAGCAGCCAGCACTACAAGCTGCCATCAGCAGTTGGCACAGTGACTCTGAGTTGCAGGAGATCCTGCGGAAAG GATCGTACACTATTCAGGGACGGAGAGTGCAAGTGTACCAGCCGGAGTTTGAGGAGCCCTGGGCCCTGGGACTTGTATCACAGCATGATCCTGTTTCACACATTATGGAGATTACCATGGACCAG gGTGAGGAAACACAGGTGGTCGATCCTCGTGTCATTCATGTAATGCTTGCTGTGGAACAATTAGATGAG AGCAAAGATCGACGCAGGAAGGAGATTGATAGTGGGAAAGGTGAGGGCAGTCGGCGGTGCCGGACAGCATCCGGAGGAGATGAAGATATTACTCCCAAACGTTTCAAAGGTGCTGGAGAGGGTGCCTCTGACAACCAGAATGGGAATGTTTCCAACAAGGATCCTGAGGCTATGGTAACATGCGTAAAGATGCCAGCAGTAGAAGTAGTGGAGGGAAAGGATGTAGGGGGTGGAGTAGGTGGGAGGGTGACGAGCACCTGTAGTCCAGTAGCATTGCCAAGCCAAGACTCCTCTAACAACAGAAAATCCTCTCAGCAGGACCACTCCCACATAAGGACTGCAGGTTTTGTCAAGGAGAATGGCAGTTCTGTCCCAAACCAAGAAAGGATAGCTTCAATATCAGCTGTGCTTCCTGGGTCCACTCCAACACCACCTCCATTGAAGCCTGCCCCATCACCCTTTTCTAACACTTTTCCCTCTTTGGGTCAGATGCCCAGCTTGGTACCAGGGGCCCCTGCCCCCAAATCATCCCCCTCACTCCCAGCACTAGAGAGAGAAGAAAGTGTCCTTTCAGAGTATCCTAAAACAGCTGCCCTGGTGTCTCCAGGTCCTGTGACCATCTCATCACCTTCCCAAGACAATGCTTCAAGTGTGGCTCTTTCTGCTTCTGCAGATGCAAACCAAAAGTCCAGTATGTGGGGATCAACCACAGAGGCAATCCAG ACATCCAAGACCCCTGCTTTTGCTGCCACAGGATTTGGTCCCTTTCAACATAAACAGTCAAGTGAGGGAGTGGTAGGGGCACAGACAAACGGCTCTTCCCAGGAGGACAAGCCTTTTGGCTTTCCCTTTGCAGCTGCAAAAGAACCGCAGAGGCAGGAATCTGATCCCTCGCAGAATCTGTTCTTCCAATGCATGTCTCAGAACCAGAGTATCACTCAAGGCCAATCAAAGACCTTCACATCTTTGTCGGAGTGCCTGAACAAGGAGGCACCCAGCCTGTTCAAGCCTTCCGCTCCCTCTGAGGGTTTCAAAAAGTCGGTTGTGGCTTCTGCATCTGCTGGACTGTTTGGTTCAGCACCTGCTAGTGGCCTGTCACCACTGAAAGAGCAGCCCAAAGTGCCTGATATCAAGCCTGCAGGCAATGGAATTCTAAAGAACAAGCCTTTTGGAGTGGTTGGGGAGGCACACAGCAAACTCCCAGCCACTTTTCCCACAGCTATAGTTGGCAGCCAAGTTGCAAATTCTGCAGAGGTTCTGAAGCCTTCCTTAGGACTAGGAACCAGTGGACCTGGAAGTGGCAGCAGTGGGATTAGAAATGTTAACAGCTCTAACCCAGTCAGTGGCTTTGGTTTGCTTAGTGGCAACAAGGTTTCAGAAACTCATGAAAACCTGTTCCTACAGGCTTCAAAGGAGACAAACCCATTTCTTGCATATGGTAAAGCTGTTTCACACAGTCCTTTTAGTGCATTATCATCTTCCAAGTCATCCTCTGTTGTACTCCCTGTCCCATCCACATCTGCTGTTCCACCTTCGGGCAGCATTAGTCTACTTTGTAAAGATCCTCCTGGTAATGATGCCAAACCAAATTTATTCACCATGGCAGAACCCCCTAAAGGAATCTTAACCCCCCAGTTTGCACCTTCCTCTCTTATGACCACTCCTGCATTGGTAGCCCTGGATGGGCAACAAACATCCAAACCAAACAAAGAGGGTTCAGATGTTAGCACCAGTGTCAGTGATGAAGGTCAAGGTGTTGCCACGTCCCTTGACCAGACGTCACAGAACTTTACCCTGGAGGAACGCGGGCAGTCCACCAAACGGGAGTCAGAGTCCAGTAGCAACAGTGACCTGTCTGATTTGAGTGACAATGAAGAGAACTCTGGGCAGAGCCAAAAGCCTGGGTTTCAGGCAGCAGCTGAGGAGAAAAAGACACAGCCTGTGGCTAAGAGCCGGCCACGGAGCAAACCCTTTACAG TGGGACAGTCAGTGTTGAAGGATCAGAGTAAGGTTCGGCGATTGAAGCAATCCGGCGAGTCCTTTCTGCAGGATGGTTCCTGCATTAATGTGGCCCCTCACCTCCACAAATGTCGCGAGTGCCGTCTGGAGTGCTACAGGAAATCCCGCGAACAGGACTCGGATGATGATGATCCCAATGTGGCCTGTCGATTTTTCCACTTTCGCAG ACTGGCTTTTACTAAGAATGGAGTCCTTCGTGTGGAAGGTTTTCTGAGCCCCCAGCAGAGTGATAATATGGCAATGGGGCTGTGGCTTCCCACCATTGCAGCAAAAGAGGGACTTGACTTGGACACGTCTAAATACATTTTGGCCAATGTTGGTGACCAGTTTTGCCAACTGGTCATGTCAGAGAAAGAGGCCATGATGATGGTAGAGCCCCATC AGAAAGTGGCATGGAAACGAGCTGTCAGGGGAGTGAGGGAAATGTGTGACGTGTGTGAAACGACACTCTTCAACATCCACTGGGTGTGTCGCAAATGTGGTTTTGGAGTTTGCCTTGACTGCTACCGGCTACGCAAGAACAGGCCACCTGAAG ATGATGGCCCTGAAGAAGAGGTGTTCTCATGGCTGAAATGTGCTAAAGGCCAGCCACACGAACCACAGAACCTCATGCCTACTCAGATTATACCTGGCACAG CCTTGTATAGCATTGGTGACATGGTCCATGCAGCCAGAGGAAAATGGGGGATCAAAGCTAACTGTCCATGTACTAGTCGACATAACAAACCTTTGTTGCGGCCCAGTGCTCCAAATGGCCTTTCACAG TCGGGTGCAGCTAACAGTACAGGGAATGGAGCCTCCTCCACTCCAGCCATATCCCGTCCAAATGGCGAATCTGCAACTGGTGCAGTAGTTAAAACAGAACCTGTCGAAGAGGGGGACAATACTGACACAACATCAGGCACTAGTGGAGCAAATACCAGCACAACTACCCCTGCTGCTGCCCAGACGTCAGGCACAAAGGATGGCAAAGGCAGTTCCTCAGCCCTTCACTGGCTGGCTGACTTGGCCACGCAAAAGGAGCCCAAAG AATCTCTGCGATCCATGATGGGTCGTGACTCCCGTCCTCTGTTTGGCCTGGACTCTTTCAGCACCCTCTCCAAACCTTCAGGGTCTAGCCCTAAGCTCTTCAATAGTCTATTGCTGGGCTCTGGGCCCTCCCAACCGAAAGCAGAGGGAACTAGCCTCCGAGATCTGCTTAATTCTGGCCCTGGCAAGCTTCCGCAAGGTCCCACAGAGGGTGGAGTCCCCTTCCCTTCAGTGTTTTCCACTACTGGG TCAGACAAAATGAAGGGAGGACTTCCTAACTTCCTGGATCATATCATTGCATCAGTGGTGGAGACAAAGAAGGCAGAGGTTCGACGTGCATCAGGGTCAGCAGAAGGTGGGGAGTCGGGGAGTGTTCCTCGCAGAGAGGGGGTGATGGGTCTGAGTGTTCTAGACCCCAACACTTCCCACTCCTGGCTGTGTGATGGGCGCTTACTCTGTCTGCAGGACCCCAGCAACACTAACAACTGGAAAATTTTCAGAGAGTGCTGGAAACAAGGGCAG cCTGTGCTTGTCTCAGGCATAGACAGGAAGCTGAAGGGTAACTTATGGAAGCCTGAGGCCTTCAGTGAGGAGTTTGGAGACCAAGATGTTGACCTTGTCAACTGTAGGAACTGCGCCATCATCTCTGATGTCAAGGTCCGAGACTTCTGGGATGGCTTCCAGGTCATTTCCA AGCGGTTGCAAGGTGGAGACGGCCAGCCTATGGTACTTAAACTTAAAGATTGGCCTCCTGGAGAAGATTTCAGAGATATGATGCCAACTCG GTTTGATGATCTCATGGATAACCTCCCCCTACCAGAGTACACAAAGAGAGATGGCCGCCTCAACTTGGCCTCTCGTCTTCCAAACTTCTTTGTTCGCCCAGATCTTGGTCCTAAAATGTACAATGCCTATG GTCTGATCTCCACAGAAGACAGGAAGGTTGGCACCACTAACCTTCATCTGGATGTATCTGATGCAGTTAATGTCATGGTGTACGTGGGTATCCCAGAAGGAGACGGTGACCAGGAAAATG AAGCAGACCTCGCTGGATTCAAAG AGGTGATGCAGACCATTGAAGAGGGTGATGTCGATGAAATGACCAAGAGAAGAGTCTATGAGATAAAGGAGAAACCCGGAGCTCTCTGGCACATCTACGCAGCCAAAGACGCTGAAAAGATCCGCGAGCTCCTCCGAAAG GTTGGGGAGGAACAGGGTCAAGAGAACCCACCAGATCATGACCCTATCCATGATCAGAGCTGGTACCTGGACCAGACACTGCGTCACAGGCTATACGAAGAGTATGGAGTCCAGGGCTGGTCCATTGTGCAGTTTTTGGGAGATGCTGTTTTCATCCCAGCGGGAGCGCCACATCAG GTGCACAACCTGTACAGTTGTATCAAGGTTGCAGAGGACTTTGTTTCTCCTGAGCACGTGAAGCACTGTTTTAGACTGACGCAAGAGTTCCGTCACCTTTCGAACACTCACACTAACCACGAGGACAAGCTACAG GTGAAGAACATCATCTACCATGCCGTGAAGGATGCTGTGGGAACACTAAAAGCCCATGAATCTACTAAGCTAGGACGTTCTTAG